The Desmonostoc muscorum LEGE 12446 genome includes a region encoding these proteins:
- a CDS encoding tetratricopeptide repeat protein has protein sequence MVKDSFGLEITTDSSAAIDAINSFVDQLFSVGNDAQVIFKAIEADPACAIANAQVAAFYLFAGGSVGLTQATSYLNVAKANLKRANEREKLYVAAIEAWANRDIQQAIAYHEAITDSYPRDLASVHVAQYHYRNTGNSQGLLRIAEKVFAANQDNPYIYGMLAFGLEECHRIPEAETYARLAIALKRDNRWAHHAIAHVLETSGRLEEGITLMESLSDTWESGSSAFYGHLWWHTSLYYLDIENFAKVLEIYDTRIWGRAKKDSGREQINAISLLLRLELRGVDVGSRWQELAGYLQPRLHEHVLAFLDLQYIYALVRGGKEDWAGEMLESMQRHVDKVLPYARRTWAKIGVPAAKGMIAHARGDWNKAIAQLEPVLPELQSTGGSHAQRDLFEQIYLDALIRQRQYHKALNVLEKRQAARNNIPVIQRELAKTYSQIGRTDEAHRASQLALKLSQRYQKVEQTV, from the coding sequence ATGGTCAAAGATTCATTTGGACTCGAAATTACTACCGATTCATCAGCTGCGATAGATGCCATCAATAGCTTTGTGGATCAATTATTCAGCGTTGGCAACGATGCTCAAGTTATTTTCAAAGCAATTGAGGCAGATCCGGCTTGTGCGATCGCCAATGCTCAAGTTGCCGCATTTTACTTGTTTGCTGGTGGCTCTGTTGGCTTAACCCAGGCAACATCTTATCTGAATGTGGCCAAAGCAAACCTCAAAAGAGCCAATGAGCGCGAAAAACTTTACGTTGCAGCAATAGAAGCTTGGGCAAACCGCGATATCCAGCAAGCGATCGCTTATCATGAAGCGATTACTGATAGCTATCCCCGCGATTTAGCCTCAGTGCATGTAGCCCAGTATCACTATAGAAATACTGGTAACAGTCAGGGGCTGCTGCGGATTGCCGAAAAAGTTTTCGCCGCCAATCAAGACAACCCCTATATCTACGGGATGCTGGCATTTGGGCTAGAAGAGTGCCATCGGATACCAGAAGCAGAAACATATGCCAGACTTGCGATCGCCCTGAAACGAGATAACCGTTGGGCACACCACGCCATTGCTCATGTGTTAGAAACCTCAGGACGCCTGGAAGAAGGGATTACCTTAATGGAAAGTCTCAGTGATACTTGGGAATCTGGCAGTTCGGCTTTTTATGGACATCTTTGGTGGCACACATCCCTTTACTACCTGGATATTGAAAATTTTGCCAAGGTACTGGAAATATACGACACCCGCATCTGGGGACGTGCCAAAAAAGACAGTGGGCGTGAGCAGATAAATGCGATCTCTCTGTTGCTAAGGCTAGAGTTACGCGGTGTAGATGTGGGTTCGCGCTGGCAAGAACTTGCTGGCTATTTGCAACCACGACTACACGAACATGTCCTGGCGTTCTTGGATTTGCAATACATCTATGCACTGGTGCGGGGTGGTAAAGAAGACTGGGCGGGTGAAATGTTGGAGAGTATGCAACGTCATGTTGATAAAGTATTACCCTATGCTAGACGTACTTGGGCAAAGATCGGAGTACCTGCGGCTAAGGGGATGATAGCTCATGCTCGTGGAGATTGGAACAAAGCGATCGCTCAATTAGAGCCGGTATTGCCAGAGTTACAATCCACGGGTGGATCTCATGCTCAACGAGACTTATTTGAGCAAATTTATCTTGATGCTTTAATACGCCAAAGGCAGTATCACAAAGCCTTGAATGTTCTGGAAAAACGCCAAGCTGCCCGCAACAACATTCCAGTAATTCAGCGGGAATTAGCTAAGACTTACAGCCAAATAGGACGCACCGATGAAGCACATCGAGCTTCCCAACTGGCTTTAAAACTATCACAACGTTATCAAAAAGTAGAGCAAACAGTATGA
- a CDS encoding 2Fe-2S iron-sulfur cluster-binding protein, with amino-acid sequence MKSYRVQLLNRHNFVVEVAESQYILDAVEATGLRLPVGCRYGACITCAARLIEGEVDQSEAIALKSAQEAMGYVLLCIAYPRSDCKFEVGVECQDQLYINPFKGRR; translated from the coding sequence ATGAAAAGTTACCGAGTGCAGCTTCTTAATCGCCATAACTTCGTTGTAGAGGTGGCAGAAAGTCAGTACATCTTAGATGCTGTAGAAGCCACGGGTTTGCGCTTACCTGTGGGTTGTCGATACGGTGCTTGCATTACCTGTGCAGCGCGTCTAATTGAGGGTGAAGTTGATCAGTCTGAGGCGATCGCACTTAAATCTGCACAAGAGGCGATGGGTTATGTTTTGCTTTGCATTGCCTATCCCCGCTCAGATTGCAAGTTTGAGGTGGGTGTAGAGTGCCAAGATCAACTTTACATTAATCCCTTTAAAGGTCGTCGCTGA
- a CDS encoding DUF4178 domain-containing protein, whose translation MATIVTQTLLEELRPGDRLTYHGVDWDIEDYSTYQDSKGYQTDEWLLTSKGGSEYYLLREFDPDNAQYDVTWYLANPVQNCRIFLPDSQENILPRLWQEMQSLANPYPELLLFHKPYYFESQTQGSYEAEEETTSRITWDYWDQDHHINLAIEAFPDGKLDIYSTQIVQPQEFSKIQKNVELKQQSITSLIAKTIQFIIAFIILFVGLFLMIFG comes from the coding sequence ATGGCTACTATTGTTACTCAAACTCTACTTGAAGAGTTGCGTCCAGGCGATCGCCTCACATATCACGGTGTCGATTGGGATATAGAAGATTACAGCACTTATCAAGATTCTAAAGGTTATCAAACTGATGAGTGGTTGTTGACTTCAAAGGGGGGATCGGAATATTACTTGCTGCGAGAATTTGATCCAGATAACGCCCAATATGATGTAACTTGGTATCTTGCTAACCCGGTGCAAAATTGTCGCATATTTCTACCAGATTCCCAGGAAAATATACTTCCTAGACTATGGCAAGAGATGCAATCACTAGCTAACCCATATCCAGAATTGCTACTTTTTCACAAACCCTATTACTTTGAATCTCAAACCCAAGGAAGCTATGAAGCGGAAGAAGAAACAACATCTCGCATCACTTGGGATTATTGGGATCAAGACCATCATATAAATTTAGCTATAGAAGCTTTTCCTGATGGTAAGTTAGATATTTACTCTACCCAAATAGTACAGCCTCAAGAATTTTCCAAGATTCAGAAAAATGTGGAATTAAAACAGCAGAGCATTACTAGCCTTATAGCCAAAACTATTCAATTCATAATAGCGTTTATTATCTTGTTTGTCGGACTTTTCTTAATGATATTTGGATAA
- a CDS encoding methyltransferase domain-containing protein encodes MPISLFIEQHEHGIAFYINGDLQFHTADEAIYHEYLVVPAVALAMQRFPQTDLRILICGGGDGLATRDALRFEQVEKIDLVDYNPEVLELAKTVFKPYNLGSLENNKVTVYAQEAFEFISGLPDEYYHLVICDFTYPNSPEETKIYSREWFQEINRVLIPAGVICTNGVSPEKNTAGFWCLYQTLRSANLFTKPLQLDIPSFHWHGYGNWGFFLASPQVITKNEIETIFLPDNLQSLTHKQLLQAFIFESAIADDRHQVTIHTLESPQLFYYLLNQSSNQEKLPITSGKHIDFLTIEDTISVQIGGSDSLDLESVAQFWLENIYSYEVNSKKSPDINRLLPARHRYHSPKMTSSWLAHLNELLTEIDVKQLLNSLLSRAQELPPQIANELKNLADKINSNQPLAKLPPKTAEFITLLSVTLLMANLVAPDTVFAKGSYSSGSSSGSDDSFNTKFLGFILTGIGGFWLASLFSKSQDE; translated from the coding sequence ATGCCTATTTCCTTATTTATTGAACAGCATGAACATGGTATTGCGTTTTATATAAATGGAGATTTACAATTTCATACCGCTGATGAAGCAATATATCATGAATATTTGGTGGTTCCTGCTGTAGCTTTGGCAATGCAAAGATTTCCTCAAACAGATTTACGTATCCTAATTTGTGGAGGAGGTGATGGATTAGCAACCAGGGATGCATTACGATTTGAACAAGTTGAAAAAATCGATTTAGTAGATTACAATCCAGAAGTTTTAGAACTGGCAAAAACTGTATTTAAACCTTATAATTTGGGAAGTTTAGAAAACAACAAGGTTACTGTATATGCTCAAGAAGCCTTCGAGTTTATTTCAGGATTGCCAGATGAATATTATCACCTTGTAATTTGTGATTTTACCTATCCTAATTCCCCAGAGGAAACAAAAATCTACAGTCGTGAATGGTTTCAAGAAATCAATCGCGTTCTGATACCTGCTGGAGTAATTTGTACTAATGGCGTTTCTCCAGAAAAAAATACAGCAGGTTTTTGGTGTTTATATCAAACACTGCGATCGGCAAATTTGTTTACAAAACCTTTACAGCTAGATATTCCATCATTTCATTGGCATGGTTATGGTAATTGGGGTTTCTTTCTAGCATCACCCCAGGTGATTACAAAAAATGAAATAGAGACAATTTTTCTACCCGATAATTTACAGTCTCTGACTCATAAACAGCTACTACAAGCTTTTATCTTTGAAAGTGCGATCGCTGACGATCGCCACCAAGTAACGATTCACACTTTAGAAAGTCCTCAGTTGTTCTATTATCTGCTAAATCAGTCATCAAACCAAGAAAAGTTACCGATTACGTCTGGTAAACATATCGACTTTCTCACCATTGAAGACACAATATCAGTACAAATAGGAGGATCTGATTCACTCGATTTGGAATCAGTTGCCCAGTTTTGGCTAGAAAATATTTATTCTTATGAAGTAAATTCTAAAAAATCACCAGATATCAATCGACTTTTACCAGCACGTCATCGTTATCATAGCCCAAAAATGACATCATCATGGTTAGCACATCTCAATGAATTATTAACAGAAATAGATGTCAAGCAACTCTTGAATAGCCTGTTATCAAGGGCACAAGAATTGCCTCCACAAATTGCTAATGAACTGAAAAATCTAGCTGATAAAATCAACTCAAATCAACCATTGGCAAAACTACCTCCTAAGACGGCTGAATTTATTACACTGCTATCAGTGACGCTGTTAATGGCCAACTTAGTGGCACCAGATACAGTATTTGCTAAAGGTTCCTATTCTAGTGGTAGCAGCTCTGGTTCTGATGATAGCTTTAATACGAAATTTTTAGGTTTTATATTGACTGGAATAGGCGGTTTTTGGCTAGCTAGCCTATTTTCCAAATCACAAGATGAATAA
- a CDS encoding lipid II:glycine glycyltransferase FemX: protein MKINNRIKYNFEQNSLKLTIRELNYQENQDWDSLIKAAQYSCFMQTNSWAYFKELEGYKTFRYGLFFNNELVGGCIYYLYPHTNKANLLIAPGGPILPEIDPTQGMQLLLEKAKILAQEIGAIALRIEPLWREKPDCLKGFVRAPADLLPCETLLVDLRPDISKILAAMKPKGRYNIRLSQRYGVNTQFRNDSQAIPLFYDLFWETVQRQQFFGEPYGFFINLCQTLFAANMAEIGLATWEGEILGAILVVYCGDIATYLYGGSSLVHREMMANYSLHWEAMQRAKTRGCEFYDLYGFTHNPNHGYAKFSQFKSQFGGEAVTTIGAHDYFFYDQLADTLISLFQNLVGDSK, encoded by the coding sequence ATGAAAATCAATAATAGAATAAAATATAACTTCGAGCAAAATTCCTTAAAACTAACAATCAGAGAATTAAATTATCAAGAAAATCAGGATTGGGACTCGCTGATAAAAGCTGCTCAATATAGTTGTTTTATGCAAACTAATAGTTGGGCATATTTTAAAGAATTAGAAGGATATAAAACCTTTCGCTATGGATTATTTTTCAATAACGAATTAGTCGGAGGATGTATTTATTATTTGTATCCCCATACTAATAAAGCAAATTTATTGATTGCTCCTGGTGGGCCGATATTACCAGAAATTGACCCAACCCAAGGAATGCAACTATTATTAGAGAAAGCCAAAATTTTAGCTCAAGAAATAGGTGCGATCGCACTTCGTATTGAACCGCTATGGAGAGAAAAACCAGATTGCTTAAAAGGTTTCGTCCGCGCACCTGCTGATTTATTACCATGTGAAACTTTATTAGTTGATTTACGCCCAGATATCAGCAAAATATTAGCAGCGATGAAGCCAAAAGGACGCTACAATATTCGGCTAAGTCAACGCTACGGCGTGAACACACAATTTAGAAATGATTCCCAAGCAATTCCTTTATTTTATGATTTATTCTGGGAAACCGTACAGCGTCAGCAGTTTTTTGGCGAACCTTACGGCTTTTTTATCAATCTTTGCCAAACATTGTTTGCAGCCAACATGGCAGAAATTGGTTTAGCTACTTGGGAAGGAGAAATATTAGGAGCAATTTTAGTAGTATATTGTGGTGATATTGCTACTTATTTATATGGCGGCAGCAGTCTAGTACATCGAGAAATGATGGCAAATTACAGCTTACATTGGGAAGCAATGCAAAGGGCAAAAACACGGGGTTGTGAATTTTATGATTTATATGGTTTTACTCATAATCCTAATCATGGCTATGCAAAGTTTTCTCAATTTAAAAGTCAGTTTGGTGGCGAAGCTGTAACTACTATAGGCGCTCATGATTACTTTTTTTATGACCAGTTAGCTGATACGCTAATTAGCTTATTCCAAAACCTGGTAGGGGATAGTAAATGA
- a CDS encoding DUF350 domain-containing protein, whose protein sequence is MNEILIKGLTQSGVILLELAVGFGLFWVGQLAYQKLFRRRMELNLELFVKDNPAVAIALVGYYFGIVIALGGVLGETAVNWQDKALNLATYGATVILLMLAGAWVGDKLILRHFSCEREIIQDRNIGAASVEAGNHIANGLILNAALAGESGGWLVGLVCWLIGLCILVVVSFIYPRVTKYNVFAEIEKRNNPAAGLALGGLLIATGNIARVAFSGEFESWIISFTEYGLILLFCLGSLVGIRWLADLVLVPGVKISDEIVNQEIPNIGAGLIEAFAYIAASFLIAWCF, encoded by the coding sequence ATGAATGAAATATTAATCAAAGGACTTACTCAATCAGGAGTAATTTTACTAGAATTAGCAGTGGGATTTGGCTTATTTTGGGTAGGACAGTTAGCTTATCAAAAGCTGTTTCGGCGGCGAATGGAGTTGAATTTAGAACTGTTTGTCAAAGATAATCCAGCTGTTGCGATCGCATTAGTAGGTTACTATTTTGGTATTGTCATTGCCTTGGGTGGCGTTCTAGGAGAAACCGCAGTTAATTGGCAAGATAAAGCACTGAATTTAGCAACTTACGGCGCAACGGTGATTTTATTGATGTTAGCTGGTGCATGGGTAGGAGATAAATTAATCCTGCGCCACTTTAGTTGTGAACGAGAAATTATCCAAGATCGCAATATAGGTGCAGCTAGCGTAGAAGCAGGAAACCATATCGCCAACGGATTAATTTTAAATGCAGCTTTGGCTGGTGAAAGTGGTGGTTGGTTGGTGGGGTTAGTGTGTTGGTTAATTGGATTATGTATCCTCGTTGTGGTGAGTTTCATTTATCCCCGCGTCACGAAATACAATGTCTTTGCAGAAATTGAAAAGCGCAATAACCCAGCGGCTGGTTTAGCTTTGGGGGGTTTACTGATTGCAACAGGTAATATTGCGCGAGTCGCTTTTTCTGGGGAGTTTGAAAGCTGGATTATCAGTTTCACTGAATATGGATTAATACTATTGTTTTGCTTGGGTTCGCTAGTAGGAATTCGCTGGTTAGCAGATTTAGTTTTAGTTCCAGGTGTGAAAATTTCTGACGAAATTGTTAATCAAGAAATACCAAATATTGGCGCAGGTTTAATTGAAGCCTTTGCCTATATTGCAGCTTCATTTTTGATTGCTTGGTGCTTTTAA